Proteins encoded by one window of Companilactobacillus ginsenosidimutans:
- a CDS encoding DNA-directed RNA polymerase subunit beta — translation MLVFFILGMLIGSGLGGSNPLAVLWPGTWIHMFDFLR, via the coding sequence ATGCTCGTCTTTTTCATTTTAGGTATGTTGATTGGTTCAGGTTTGGGTGGATCTAACCCGTTAGCAGTATTATGGCCTGGTACCTGGATTCATATGTTCGACTTCTTAAGATAA
- the yidD gene encoding membrane protein insertion efficiency factor YidD gives MKKILIGLVRMYQKFISPVLPPSCRYYPTCSSYFISAVQKHGAILGSIMGTARILRCNPFVRGGVDPVPDNFTIFRNPHPEDYEDEIIAKKFHSKE, from the coding sequence ATAAAGAAAATTTTAATCGGATTAGTTCGAATGTACCAGAAATTTATATCACCCGTACTACCACCGAGCTGCAGATATTATCCAACTTGTTCAAGTTATTTTATTTCAGCGGTACAGAAACATGGTGCTATTTTAGGATCAATCATGGGGACTGCGAGAATTTTGCGATGCAATCCCTTTGTTCGTGGTGGAGTAGATCCAGTTCCTGATAATTTTACGATTTTTAGGAACCCTCATCCTGAGGATTATGAGGATGAAATAATAGCAAAAAAATTTCATAGTAAAGAATAG
- a CDS encoding FtsW/RodA/SpoVE family cell cycle protein: protein MQMRNNNKENDLESRIDYGIIFSVMMLAIIGVMSIYVATIHDSQNPLKNVITQIFWYAIGAVIVAVVMQFDAEQLWQVANYAYYAGLALLLLVLIFYSRAYFVQTGAKSWFALGSLTFQPSEVMKPAYILMMGKVITMHNSEYHVHTLRTDFVLLGKLLLWTAPVIILLKLQNDFGTLLVFIAILGGMVLVSGIDWRIIGTVFGVVAVVGIVALTLAGTDWGRPILMHLGFKSYQFNRIDSWLNPSQDTTENGYQIWQNMKAIGSGQLFGKGFNVSNVYVPVRESDMIFSVIAENFGFIGSCVLILLYFLLIYQMVQVTFDTKNEFYAYVSTGVIMMILFHVFENIGMSVGLLPLTGIPLPFISQGGSALLGNMIGIGLVMSMRFHHKSYMFENGSFKQR from the coding sequence ATGCAAATGAGGAATAATAATAAAGAAAATGATCTAGAATCACGGATAGATTATGGAATTATTTTTTCAGTTATGATGCTAGCAATTATTGGTGTTATGTCCATTTATGTGGCTACCATCCATGATTCACAGAATCCACTGAAAAACGTAATTACACAAATATTTTGGTATGCGATTGGTGCTGTGATTGTTGCAGTGGTCATGCAGTTTGATGCTGAACAACTTTGGCAGGTCGCAAATTACGCGTATTACGCGGGGCTGGCGCTGTTACTGTTAGTCCTGATTTTCTATAGTCGAGCCTATTTTGTACAGACTGGTGCTAAAAGTTGGTTTGCATTAGGTTCATTGACATTTCAGCCTTCTGAAGTCATGAAACCCGCCTACATTCTGATGATGGGAAAAGTCATCACAATGCATAATAGCGAATATCACGTCCATACATTAAGAACTGATTTTGTTCTGTTGGGTAAACTACTACTATGGACTGCACCAGTAATTATTTTATTAAAATTACAAAATGATTTTGGTACATTATTAGTTTTCATCGCTATTTTAGGTGGAATGGTTCTAGTTTCAGGAATTGACTGGCGTATCATTGGGACTGTCTTTGGTGTTGTTGCGGTTGTGGGTATTGTTGCCTTAACACTCGCAGGAACCGATTGGGGACGCCCAATTCTAATGCATTTAGGTTTCAAATCATATCAATTTAACCGTATCGATAGTTGGTTGAATCCATCACAGGATACAACTGAAAATGGGTATCAGATATGGCAAAATATGAAGGCAATCGGATCTGGGCAACTCTTTGGAAAAGGTTTTAATGTTTCCAATGTCTATGTACCAGTTCGTGAGTCAGATATGATTTTCTCTGTCATTGCAGAGAACTTTGGTTTCATTGGTTCATGTGTATTGATACTGTTGTATTTCTTATTAATCTACCAAATGGTTCAGGTTACTTTTGATACAAAGAACGAGTTTTATGCATATGTTTCGACCGGTGTTATCATGATGATTTTGTTCCACGTTTTTGAAAACATTGGTATGAGTGTTGGACTTCTACCACTAACTGGTATTCCTTTACCATTTATTTCGCAAGGTGGTTCTGCCTTACTTGGTAATATGATTGGTATTG
- a CDS encoding DUF2969 domain-containing protein, which translates to MARKNKPIEVNLKDVSDSPETYELWDGKKYIGTIRKDGDRYLSFVESNDTPFKSVKLDDAINELLMQYNLHNH; encoded by the coding sequence ATGGCCAGAAAGAATAAACCCATTGAAGTTAATCTAAAGGATGTAAGTGATAGTCCCGAGACGTATGAATTATGGGATGGAAAAAAATATATTGGTACGATTCGCAAAGATGGCGACCGCTATTTGTCATTTGTTGAGAGTAACGACACTCCGTTTAAATCAGTCAAGTTAGATGACGCAATAAACGAATTGTTAATGCAATATAATCTACATAATCATTAA